In the Mya arenaria isolate MELC-2E11 chromosome 11, ASM2691426v1 genome, one interval contains:
- the LOC128209368 gene encoding uncharacterized protein LOC128209368, with translation MATEDDTLTVVLFLISSFALVLNILSSIVKLCRDFSNPKLWRYSLLYQNIAYCFLSIGLIALCAFLYFDVKQLCDTAGFCLLFGLFQTSLAYLTTGIILLSIQNPGKPSSLTKFHRNVVIVIIAPEVVIGAVIASLPFVSSALFDTNDDFDVTCFPVRDHGQQGAAFGTLLVAIWWIILAAIIICDIILVLKLWKFNNRVNSAQNNVWQSQLIAQGKTLIKVLLIDHIAFVLVILSITVAIYVDLTFFKVNQTWIVTTSLALTSTLHGVLSNVTDVMWTACCCRYGGVVKEPHRKLKKLELMKIEAPGKLRMKATWTVGKHATKRGMMKVYGVDHLKSWAQEIVMLGMLRRTQHPSLIQCLWTNSSNPYYETMTLISGDIITSDSRIICLEMTNGGSLQDFLQKCELPLPEPCQRMIVHDIAEGLFYLHHENILHNNLNTSAIYLKGSLQSMVLRAAIGDFEDAQIYGTLQQSFDSSIRDKKYFFLPDIRSFALIALEILGKMCEKKFQNRYVNYNTDHVPLKMNLENVISDEDDEFEAQYCYDAEDTHRMFQAISPDNDEESDESYESDASENDFEAIRQTQGSMANLMDRSRPMSPVSYSGRNLGTPESVKLSNDYIEVDCEIVKYNAKDNLKQMVRPMSPKVRPMSPKAKPRSPKQSKTGANAGIRKGPEVLEPKPERPKAKATSRKARKGISKSSEDIVQREVLDSMQQRSVSTGQVAKDSNRCVSPDPMMDERLQELRNAAKSNSKDGKKDRKFSFRRKKSEENVMQKEAFVLTTQEQEGKRKDGKWLSKPTSILKSITGNDNTVSVFKAKTNDEENHLDAIEEEDIQGGQTFVNNPPIIRTKEKQKAEVWDIIDEQYYKQVNKKAINKLKKTISSESKSSLWSFISTAEDLDDDDLDDILECLPGMTEPEEFRKSEIKVSEIIAEREKATRAAETKKRFTLADLNKSKFELIDYYDMLKTKQITIHDVPEDKREMLLNVVELKKEEKLKREGRFVPPTVLKSDELYDNNMSPGGAMVDTTSGGKVKLVSFRQNQTNSSPQRAPTEPVKGMRAMSAPLKRPRTPLHKPQSAQNVSKTPEVNPAFTDTRAITVAKRNKARVALKRALNNKGAQSFRDRNERDRERVQNSTGDLSVKYATIRKISVNGAEGETDTDTSEVVTVPVPTSDSFSFTNSKPVLNTKDVKRYHSFSSNESGSSGVSLTRTRNPDISFTSGEASSLSSQAESDHYETDMETVSKAYNKGNKNLVKGPSSRVDSGFDSGSMSSEMSDAFMNRNKHLNTHTPINHNKGVLNSWARNYKPVDSLPNSPYNFSNKFIPPAKNHHSGQEKIKSNVKIVSSKESVQKDVFDNRSVDSGFSHSAKSKKHESPYMKSENNQRGRKRNVKKNQDIRSLNMSPVGRSRSPTTSRPLSPPSRPLSPSSYRPLSPDARPMSPNSCQMSPSTRPMSPNVRPTSPISRPLSPNIRHTEVRQSRYDKRSMSPPARVMSPSPSIKPTKSGDSSFAPGRKLIKPPSPAPHHRAKSMDAVDRSMQHSGASMRGRSLSPPPVTINSSEDSSASRASKRYRELVKQGVPMRTSVVEASPTREGNPDLRIVEDTESRPGTADSVSGRPFTAEELYENLEANGFFSNRRRSRSPAKSASPSRSMSPGTDSNGQADRRKDKRKQKQLSLEELVREKPISERKSKATAHRSASKNHLAVSEEAYLNQPLTSEESETCSIKTNKSTNSVHSGAKPKVMVDAEMVIDRIFSQNQPETYEIDVEVEAALGLDKDPFKSVNELYLNDKSPDTTDLDNIPLLNGVNQRHIHGCLELVSGLHVITVRDLLPASKDSFETLRNKLQQVGQLGTVGKQLLDVIQKCWLMDVPPSSGDLVEQLTDPVTETEL, from the exons ATGGCGACGGAGGATGATACGTTAACAGTAGTTCTATTTTTGATCTCATCCTTTGCACTCGTATTAAATATTCTATCCTCCATTGTTAAATTGTGTAGAGATTTTTCGAACCCAAAGCTTTGGAGGTATTCATTACTCTATCAAAATATCGCATATTGTTTTCTGTCTATAGGGCTTATTGCCTTATGCGCGTTCTTGTATTTTGACGTCAAACAGTTGTGTGACACTGCGGGATTCTGTTTGCTTTTTGGATTATTTCAAACTTCCTTGGCTTATCTCACCACTGGAATTATATTATTAAGCATTCAAAATCCAGGAAAACCCTCGTCACTCACAAAATTTCATCGAAACGTGGTCATCGTTATCATCGCACCGGAAGTTGTTATCGGCGCCGTCATTGCATCACTACCGTTCGTCTCCAGTGCGTTATTTGACACCAACGACGACTTTGACGTCACGTGTTTTCCTGTACGCGACCACGGACAGCAGGGAGCGGCATTTGGAACGCTTCTCGTCGCCATCTGGTGGATTATTTTAGCCGCTATCATCATTTGTGATATAATTCTGGTGTTAAAGTTGTGGAAATTTAATAACCGCGTCAACTCGGCTCAAAATAACGTTTGGCAAAGCCAGTTAATCGCCCAAGGAAAGACCCTGATCAAAGTTTTGCTGATAGATCACATAGCGTTTGTGCTGGTCATTTTGTCAATAACCGTCGCCATTTACGTTGACCTGACATTTTTCAAGGTAAATCAAACATGGATTGTAACGACGTCTCTCGCGTTGACGTCAACACTTCACGGCGTCTTGTCTAACGTCACTGACGTCATGTGGACGGCGTGCTGCTGCCGTTACGGCGGTGTGGTGAAGGAACCACACCGGAAGTTGAAGAAACTTGAGCTAATGAAAATTGAG GCACCGGGGAAACTGCGTATGAAGGCGACGTGGACGGTTGGAAAACACGCAACCAAGCGGGGCATGATGAAG GTATACGGAGTGGACCACCTAAAGTCCTGGGCCCAGGAAATCGTTATGCTGGGCATGTTGCGGCGGACCCAGCATCCAAGCCTCATCCAGTGTCTTTGGACCAACAGCTCCAACCCTTACTACGAGACAATGACCCTTATATCTGGGGATATTATTACCAGTGATTCCAG GATAATCTGCCTTGAGATGACGAACGGCGGCTCGCTGCAAGACTTCCTGCAGAAGTGCGAACTTCCGCTTCCGGAGCCGTGTCAGCGGATGATTGTCCACGACATTGCGGAGGGGTTGTTCTACTTGCATCACGAGAACATTCTCCACAACAACCTTAACACGTCTGCAATCTACCTCAAGGGCTCTCTACAG AGCATGGTCCTGCGAGCCGCGATTGGTGATTTCGAGGACGCTCAAATCTATGGCACACTTCAGCAAAGCTTCGACTCCTCTATTCGCGATAAGAAGTACTTCTTCCTTCCCGACATCCGATCATTCGCCCTTATTGCCTTGGAGATACTCGGGAAAATGTGCGAGAAAAAGTTCCAGAATCGCTACGTCAATTATAACACCGATCATGTTCCGTTGAAAATGAACTTAGAGAATGTGATTTCGGACGAAGACGATGAATTTGAGGCTCAGTATTGCTACGATGCGGAAGACACTCATAGAATGTTTCAAGCCATATCTCCGGATAATGATGAAGAATCCGATGAAAGTTATGAAAGTGATGCGAGTGAAAATGACTTTGAAGCAATACGGCAAACTCAAGGCTCCATGGCAAACTTAATGGATCGCAGTAGACCCATGTCCCCCGTTTCATATAGTGGAAGAAATCTTGGTACGCCTGAGAGTGTGAAATTGTCAAATGATTACATCGAAGTAGATTGTGAGAttgttaaatataatgcaaaagaCAACTTAAAGCAAATGGTTAGACCAATGTCGCCAAAAGTGAGACCAATGTCGCCAAAAGCGAAACCCCGTTCGCCAAAACAATCGAAAACCGGTGCTAACGCTGGTATACGTAAGGGTCCAGAGGTATTGGAGCCAAAACCAGAAAGGCCTAAAGCAAAGGCAACCTCTCGTAAAGCTAGAAAAGGCATTAGCAAATCATCGGAGGATATTGTTCAAAGAGAAGTGCTAGACTCCATGCAACAACGGTCTGTTTCTACAGGCCAAGTGGCCAAGGACTCTAATCGTTGTGTGTCCCCTGATCCCATGATGGACGAAAGGCTGCAAGAGCTAAGAAATGCTGCTAAAAGTAACAGTAAAGACGGCAAGAAAGACCGAAAGTTTTCTTTCCGTCGTAAGAAAAGTGAAGAAAATGTTATGCAAAAAGAGGCGTTTGTTCTTACAACTCAGGAACAGGAAGGAAAGCGTAAGGATGGGAAGTGGTTGTCAAAACCAACCTCCATTTTGAAATCTATTACCGGCAACGACAACACGGTGTCTGTGTTTAAAGCAAAAACCAACGATGAAGAGAATCATTTAGATGCCATAGAAGAAGAGGATATACAGGGAGGCCAAACTTTTGTGAATAATCCACCGATTATTCGAACAAAAGAGAAACAAAAGGCTGAAGTGTGGGATATTATTGATGAACAGTATTATAAACAAGTGAATAAAAAGGCCATAAACAAGCTAAAGAAAACTATATCAAGTGAATCCAAATCGAGTCTTTGGTCATTCATTTCCACGGCAGAAGATTTGGATGATGATGACCTTGATGATATTCTAGAATGTCTACCAGGTATGACTGAACCAGAGGAGTTCCGTAAAAGCGAGATAAAAGTGAGCGAGATAATTGCTGAGAGAGAGAAAGCAACCCGGGCAGCTGAAACCAAGAAACGGTTCACTCTCGCAGATCTCaacaaatcaaaatttgaaCTCATTGACTACTATGACATGCTGAAAACAAAGCAGATCACTATCCATGATGTTCCCGAGGATAAACGTGAAATGCTCTTAAATGTTGTTGAGTTAAAGAAAGAGGAAAAGCTTAAACGGGAGGGAAGGTTTGTTCCACCTACTGTGTTAAAAAGTGACGAACTCTATGACAATAACATGAGCCCAGGAGGAGCTATGGTGGATACTACAAGTGGTGGAAAAGTGAAACTTGTGAGTTTCAGACAAAATCAGACTAATTCCTCCCCTCAAAGAGCTCCTACAGAGCCAGTAAAGGGCATGAGAGCAATGTCTGCGCCTCTGAAGCGACCAAGAACCCCTTTGCACAAGCCGCAATCGGCTCAGAATGTTTCAAAAACACCAGAGGTGAATCCAGCATTTACTGATACGCGAGCAATAACTGTTGCAAAACGAAACAAAGCGCGGGTCGCTCTGAAACGGGCACTCAATAACAAAGGTGCTCAAAGTTTTCGTGACAGAAATGAAAGAGACAGGGAACGTGTACAAAACTCGACAGGAGATTTATCTGTGAAATACGCAACCATACGCAAAATAAGTGTTAACGGTGCTGAAGGTGAAACTGACACTGATACAAGTGAAGTAGTAACTGTTCCAGTGCCTACTAGTGACAGTTTCTCCTTCACAAACTCTAAACCAGTGCTAAACACCAAAGATGTGAAAAGGTATCATAGTTTCAGCAGTAATGAAAGTGGCAGTAGTGGGGTATCCTTAACTCGGACTAGAAATCCGGATATCTCATTTACAAGTGGTGAAGCTTCTTCATTATCGTCTCAAGCTGAAAGCGATCATTATGAGACGGATATGGAAACTGTCAGTAAGGCGTATAACAAAGGAAACAAAAACCTTGTTAAAGGACCCTCTTCTCGCGTGGATAGTGGGTTTGACAGTGGTTCAATGAGCAGTGAAATGTCAGATGCATTTATGAATAGgaacaaacatttgaatacaCATACACCCATTAATCACAATAAAGGAGTATTAAATTCATGGGCAAGAAATTATAAGCCGGTTGACAGTTTGCCAAATTCTCCGTAtaacttttcaaataaatttatccCTCCTGCAAAGAACCATCATAGTGGACAAGAAAAGATTAAATCAAACGTTAAAATTGTGAGTTCAAAAGAAAGTGTTCAAAAGGACGTCTTTGATAACAGGAGTGTAGATAGTGGGTTTTCACATAGTGCGAAATCAAAGAAACATGAATCGCCGTATATGAAGTCGGAAAACAACCAACGTGGACGTAAACGCAACGTTAAGAAAAATCAGGATATCAGATCCTTAAACATGTCGCCTGTGGGTCGGTCACGATCTCCAACCACGTCCAGGCCATTGTCGCCTCCAAGCAGACCACTTTCACCGTCATCATATCGTCCATTGTCACCAGACGCACGTCCAATGTCTCCAAATTCATGTCAAATGTCACCTTCCACGCGACCAATGTCACCAAATGTTCGACCAACATCACCCATTAGTCGTCCTTTGTCTCCCAATATCCGCCATACCGAGGTCAGACAGTCAAGGTACGACAAGAGATCAATGTCTCCACCAGCTCGTGTGATGTCGCCCTCACCAAGTATAAAGCCTACCAAATCCGGCGATTCGTCGTTTGCTCCAGGTAGAAAACTTATAAAGCCACCATCACCTGCTCCTCATCACAGAGCAAAAAGCATGGACGCTGTCGATCGCTCAATGCAACACAGTGGAGCGTCGATGCGTGGTAGATCGTTATCACCCCCACCCGTCACTATTAACTCGTCTGAAGACTCGTCTGCATCCAGGGCCTCAAAACGATACAGAGAGCTTGTGAAGCAAGGCGTGCCGATGCGGACTTCGGTCGTCGAAGCCAGTCCAACAAGAGAAGGTAACCCTGACCTAAGAATAGTCGAAGATACTGAATCTAGACCTGGAACAGCAGATAGCGTTTCTGGAAGACCGTTTACGGCCGAAGAGTTGTATGAAAACCTTGAAGCTAATGGGTTCTTTAGTAATAGACGTCGGAGCAGAAGCCCAGCTAAAAGTGCTAGTCCAAGCAGAAGCATGAGTCCCGGGACGGACAGCAATGGTCAAGCTGATAGAAGGAAAGACAAGCGGAAGCAAAAGCAATTATCGCTGGAAGAATTAGTCCGAGAAAAGCCTATCAGTGAACGCAAGTCCAAAGCAACTGCTCACCGGTCAGCGAGCAAGAATCATCTTGCGGTCTCTGAAGAGGCCTACCTTAACCAACCTTTGACATCGGAGGAGTCGGAAACATGTAGTATCAAAACGAACAAAAGTACGAACTCCGTACACTCGGGAGCAAAACCGAAAGTCATGGTTGACGCAGAAATGGTGATTGATAGAATCTTCTCTCAGAACCAACCGGAAACTTATGAGATTGATGTAGAAGTGGAAGCGGCGCTTGGCCTTGACAAGGACCCGTTTAAATCTGTGAATGAACTATACCTGAATGACAAAAGCCCGGATACCACAGATCTTGACAACATTCCTCTTCTGAACGGCGTGAACCAAAGACACATCCATGGCTGCCTGGAGCTTGTTTCCGGTCTGCATGTGATCACTGTGCGGGATTTACTTCCGGCGAGCAAAGATAGTTTTGAAACACTCAGGAACAAACTACAACAAGTCGGGCAGCTAGGAACAGTGGGAAAACAG CTACTGGATGTGATACAAAAATGTTGGCTGATGGACGTTCCGCCTTCCTCCGGGGACCTTGTAGAGCAACTGACCGACCCGGTCACGGAGACAGAGTTATAG